A region from the Desulfomarina profundi genome encodes:
- a CDS encoding two-component system sensor histidine kinase NtrB → MEMYMLPSVITDIIGSQVMIILSFLSLRYTFLLIRREPENFIWGFLHYFCITLVIFSISRAVGHMVKQALLISDQKEVWKMISPFSGGLNTLLMISVSAVTIYYHKGIESYRAIQEKAESLKRANKNLEKAGEIMREMNLHLEEMVESRTQDLALSEEKFRNFFHNSKDMVFFCDKTGRIIDMNQAGLKMLDYAEDPPPSFSLKHLFTHQDNLENFNATLQNQKFVEDFEAELIKKDGSIIYTLLSATALVDDKGEFIGCEGIAKDLTRLKTMNSQMVSTEKMASVGQMAAGVAHEINTPLGIILGYAQLMKDDFPKDSETYENLVVVERQSQACRKIVADLLKFSRQSGSSPREVNINEILTDVLAITEHNLHLDHIEVERCFAEDLPVIIGDEEKLRQVFVNLINNAQHAMEDEGGVLTVRTRYDREKRIITASVMDTGTGINPKISNRIFDPFFTTKSVGKGTGLGLSVSYGIIEDHRGSIRVESPVMYKSNSCQLTPGTAMHIELPVPEINEKKLIQKLKDQNG, encoded by the coding sequence ATGGAAATGTACATGCTTCCCTCCGTCATAACCGATATTATCGGCTCCCAGGTGATGATCATCCTCTCTTTTCTCTCCCTGCGTTACACCTTTCTGCTCATACGCCGGGAACCTGAAAATTTTATCTGGGGATTTCTCCACTACTTCTGCATCACTCTGGTTATTTTTTCCATCTCCAGGGCCGTGGGACACATGGTCAAACAGGCTCTGCTGATCAGTGATCAGAAAGAGGTCTGGAAAATGATCTCTCCATTTTCAGGTGGTCTGAACACCCTGCTTATGATTTCCGTGTCAGCTGTCACGATCTACTATCATAAAGGTATTGAAAGCTACAGAGCCATCCAGGAAAAGGCCGAGAGTCTCAAACGGGCCAACAAAAACCTGGAAAAAGCTGGAGAAATCATGAGGGAGATGAACCTGCACCTAGAAGAAATGGTTGAGAGTCGTACCCAGGACCTGGCCCTCTCTGAAGAAAAGTTCAGGAATTTTTTTCACAACTCAAAAGACATGGTGTTTTTCTGTGACAAGACAGGACGCATAATTGACATGAACCAGGCCGGTCTGAAAATGCTTGATTACGCTGAAGACCCTCCCCCTTCCTTCTCCCTGAAACATCTCTTCACCCACCAGGATAACCTGGAAAACTTCAATGCAACCCTGCAGAACCAGAAATTCGTGGAAGACTTTGAGGCGGAACTGATCAAAAAAGATGGCTCAATTATTTATACCCTTCTTTCCGCCACCGCTCTGGTTGATGATAAGGGAGAATTTATCGGTTGCGAAGGTATAGCAAAAGACCTTACCCGCCTGAAGACTATGAACTCCCAGATGGTCAGCACTGAAAAAATGGCATCCGTAGGTCAGATGGCTGCAGGTGTCGCCCATGAAATCAACACCCCGCTGGGTATTATCCTGGGCTATGCTCAACTCATGAAGGATGATTTTCCAAAAGACAGTGAAACGTATGAAAACCTGGTAGTAGTGGAACGCCAGAGTCAGGCTTGCAGAAAAATTGTCGCCGATCTTCTCAAGTTTTCCAGACAGTCGGGCTCCTCTCCCAGGGAAGTAAACATCAATGAAATTCTGACCGATGTTCTGGCCATAACAGAACATAATCTCCATTTGGACCACATCGAAGTTGAACGCTGTTTTGCCGAGGATCTACCGGTCATAATAGGGGATGAGGAAAAACTCCGCCAGGTCTTTGTCAACCTGATCAACAATGCCCAGCATGCCATGGAAGACGAAGGTGGTGTTCTCACGGTTCGAACCAGGTATGACAGGGAAAAGCGGATTATCACGGCTTCAGTCATGGATACCGGCACCGGGATCAATCCAAAAATCAGCAACCGGATTTTTGATCCTTTTTTTACCACCAAGTCCGTAGGCAAGGGGACCGGTCTGGGTCTGTCTGTCAGCTACGGTATCATTGAGGATCACAGGGGAAGCATCAGGGTTGAAAGCCCCGTGATGTATAAGAGCAACAGTTGTCAACTCACACCGGGGACTGCCATGCATATTGAGCTCCCTGTTCCCGAGATTAATGAAAAAAAATTAATACAAAAACTGAAGGATCAAAATGGCTGA
- a CDS encoding response regulator — MAEILTLDDVRDACVLIQKILSRKGHTVHTFTEEEDAIRYVDKNHVDLAILDIKLKKMSGIEVLAELKRLQPSIKTIILTGYPTVETARDALSFGANEYCVKPIDKQELEKKVEKILAANE; from the coding sequence ATGGCTGAAATTCTCACACTGGACGATGTCCGCGACGCATGTGTCCTCATTCAAAAAATCCTTTCCAGAAAAGGGCATACGGTACATACCTTCACCGAAGAGGAAGATGCGATCAGATATGTGGATAAAAACCATGTTGATCTGGCAATTCTGGATATCAAACTCAAGAAAATGAGTGGTATTGAGGTACTGGCAGAGTTGAAACGGCTCCAGCCTTCCATCAAGACCATTATACTCACCGGATATCCCACCGTTGAAACTGCGCGGGATGCCTTGAGTTTCGGGGCAAATGAGTATTGCGTCAAACCAATAGACAAGCAGGAACTGGAAAAGAAAGTGGAAAAAATACTCGCAGCAAATGAGTAG
- a CDS encoding sigma-54-dependent transcriptional regulator: MKEGKQLKRRVLIVDDEEDFLVLLEKVISRKCRCEVSLATSGYQALEKTDIWQPDVVLTDIKMPDLDGLELLKKISDADSTISTVVMTGYGTIEMAVQALKDGAYDFHQKPFDNEKIIGSIHRALERTHLLRENRRLQQQLAKPLLKTGFIGQSKPIVHTVELLSRLATTCATVLIRGESGTGKEVAARAIHNMSKRADREMITVNCPALPEHILESELFGYVKGAFTGAETDKDGLFLEADGSTLLLDEIGDIPVSVQTKLLRVLQEKEIQPLGQTRTIKVDVRVLASTNQNLEEKMASGEFREDLFYRLNVMPVILPTLSEIAEDIPLLAHHFLKEFSREYEREELEFSPEALQFLMRKTWKGNVRQLRNTINRATLLCREKHITPEDLMASARFDRYTQPEPVADCAFLSGDYKEAKEKTIRRFTTAYLTQALKNTEGNVSAAARQSGIDRQAFQRLMRKYKIVSEDFRK; this comes from the coding sequence ATGAAAGAAGGGAAGCAACTGAAAAGACGTGTCCTTATCGTGGATGATGAAGAAGATTTTCTCGTCCTTCTCGAAAAGGTGATCTCAAGAAAATGCAGATGTGAAGTGTCCCTCGCCACTTCGGGTTACCAGGCTCTGGAAAAAACAGACATCTGGCAGCCTGACGTGGTGCTGACGGACATCAAAATGCCTGATCTGGATGGTCTTGAACTGTTAAAGAAAATTTCCGATGCTGATTCCACAATCAGTACGGTCGTCATGACCGGTTATGGCACCATAGAAATGGCAGTACAGGCATTGAAAGACGGTGCCTATGACTTCCACCAGAAGCCTTTCGACAATGAAAAAATCATCGGCTCCATCCACAGGGCCCTGGAACGAACCCACCTGCTGAGAGAAAACAGACGTCTCCAGCAGCAACTTGCAAAACCGCTGCTGAAAACAGGATTCATCGGCCAGTCCAAACCAATTGTTCACACTGTAGAGCTGCTCTCCCGCCTGGCAACGACCTGTGCAACCGTACTTATCCGTGGTGAATCCGGCACGGGAAAAGAGGTGGCCGCTCGAGCCATCCACAATATGAGCAAACGTGCCGACAGGGAAATGATTACGGTTAACTGCCCGGCCCTTCCCGAACATATTCTTGAAAGTGAACTGTTCGGCTACGTAAAAGGTGCATTCACCGGTGCGGAGACCGACAAGGACGGACTCTTTCTTGAAGCTGACGGATCAACCCTGCTTCTTGATGAGATAGGTGATATTCCTGTTTCTGTGCAGACAAAACTCCTCCGTGTCCTCCAGGAAAAGGAGATCCAGCCCCTCGGGCAGACCCGCACTATCAAGGTTGATGTCCGGGTGCTTGCCTCAACCAACCAGAATCTCGAGGAAAAGATGGCCAGTGGGGAATTCAGGGAAGATCTTTTTTACCGGCTGAATGTCATGCCTGTAATCCTGCCGACTTTGTCTGAAATTGCAGAGGATATCCCCCTGCTTGCCCACCATTTCCTCAAGGAATTCAGCAGGGAGTATGAGCGGGAGGAACTGGAATTCAGCCCCGAAGCACTGCAGTTTCTCATGCGTAAAACCTGGAAAGGCAATGTCCGCCAGCTGCGAAACACCATCAACAGAGCCACCCTGCTCTGTCGTGAAAAACATATTACTCCAGAAGATCTTATGGCTTCCGCCCGGTTTGACCGCTATACACAGCCCGAACCTGTCGCCGACTGTGCATTTCTCTCCGGGGACTACAAAGAGGCCAAGGAAAAAACAATTCGACGATTCACAACTGCATACCTCACCCAGGCCCTGAAAAACACAGAAGGTAATGTTTCAGCCGCTGCACGACAAAGTGGCATAGACCGCCAGGCATTTCAGCGCCTCATGCGAAAATACAAGATCGTTTCGGAAGATTTTCGTAAATAG